The window TAATACAAATTTCTTGTATTAAATTAAACTTTACAGTGCCATTCAAGCTCCAAAGAATATAATGCCTCCAGAgatggcacatccaccacctctttgagcaacctgttctggtATTTTATCACCCTCATTGTAAACAATTTTTTCCTCATGGCCAGCCTGAATTCTCCCTCGTTTAGTTGAGCCCAGTTAGGGAAAAGATACCTCCTATTAATATCTCTCAGATTAACTCTACAAATAAAATGTAGGTACTGTTAGACTCTGAAAAGGCCATTCCTGAATATTCTGAACTTTCTAGACTCCTCTTAGCTTTAGTTAGATTTCTAAGGCTGTTAGGCAATGTTCTCCTTCATGTTCTCAATTTCTTTCACTTCATCATTTATGCTGCTGAACTTTCATATTTCTATTAAATAACATTACCAATATTAATTATCCTTTGTGAATATTGAAAACTATGTCTCTGAGCTGAAGTGTAGGTATGAATAAGTAACATTTACTCATTCAAAAGGTGTAAGTGAATGACTTTACCCAGTGCAGAAAGGGTAAAAATAGCTCCTGCTACAAAGAAAACTCAGCTAGCTTCATGCAACTGGCTACAGCCTTCCTTCCAGtactgctttgcctttttttagaGCTACTTTCCATACATACAAGCTGTTGTAAACCTGTAACTAGCAGGGGCAGAGGAGTCGCAAAAAGGCACAGCTTGGTGATCAAATAATCAAAATAGTTTTGGATgactgaacacagaaaaaaaaatggctgcaTCTAAAAATCCATTTGAATAATAATCCTACAGGATTAATTTACCAAAACTTACTTAACTACAAGCCCCTTCTATCAAAAGTCTAGTCCAACAAACTGTATAGGTACCATAAGGAGTTGCAAAATCCTGGCAGACTGGGGCCTCTATTCAGGCAATTCTCTGTACATGTATGTACTGTCTGTACACATATGTACACCttagaaatgcaaatattaCATGCATCAAATATTATTCAGCCATGAATATGTGATTATTCTACAAAGGAGGATTTGATAATGAAAAGTATTCAATAGCATTAGAACAGGTCTCTGTATGGAGTTTCCACCAAGATCAAACCCTTGCTTTCTCACCAATGATGAATACTACCACATTTATTCTGTTGACTAGTAGTAGATGAATATTAGTGGAGACTGATGAGttagaaggcttttttttttctgtaatggaCAAATTGTTCTATCATGGTGATGGGAAAACAGACTTTTTCCTTGGATATTCATTTGAAATGGAAGTTCTTAAAGTGTCCAGGGAGTTTTCCATCTTCACAGACTGTGATTTTCTGCACCTCTTCGGGAACAAGTCCTTGTAGAATTCCACAACCTTCTTCTGGAAGTGCTTCCCTACAATCACGTACAAGATTGGGTTCAGGCAGCTGTTGCAAAAGGCACAGTATGTACCTATCTGGGTCACTATGTCATTGATTTCTTCCAGGCATTTAAGAGTGGGTGCAAGGTAACGGATTGTGTCAATGAACGTGCTGATTTGGAATGGAAGCCAGCAAATGATGAACAGCAAAAGCACAGCAAGGACCAGCATGGTGGCTCTCCTCTCTGTCTGGACTAACTTAATTTTTTGTAGCTCATTAGTTCGTAAGGCTTTGATGATTTGAATTGTGCAGTAGGCAATTACACAGAGTGGGATCACAAAGCCCATAATATTCAACAAGCAGTTGTTTGCAGGCTCCCAGTAGCTGGCTGGGTAAACAAGAGTGCAGGCTGTGATGTTGTATTCTGCATAATAGTGCAATTTTCGGAACACCATTGTAGGTGAACATATGAGCACTGCACATGTCCAGATGACAAAGCTATTCCATTTGGCACAGACAGTTCGTCGCATCCGTCCAAGAGACATGGTTTTCACCAAGGCTAGGTAGCGGTCGATGCTCACAAGtgtcaggaaataaatgctAGAGTAAAAGTTCATGTTACTCATTACATTGACAGCTTTACAGAGGAACAGGCCAAAAGGCCATTGAAACCCATTAGAAATATTAATGGCCCAGAAAGGTAAAGCACAGACCAACATTAAGTCAGCAAGTGCCATGTTTGCTAGGTAAATTTCAGCCACTGTGCAGCGACTCTTGTGGAAACACAGGACAATGAGGACAAAGGAATTTTCCAATGCTCCAAGAATAAATATGAACCagaggaagacaggctgaaaatcCTGTAGCCATTGCCATACATATGAATTAATACATTTGTATTGATTCAGCTGATGAACTCCTGAATTATTGTTGCAATCTGTTGGACTGACTGTGAGCTCCTGAGTGGCCAAGATATTGTAAAGTTCTGTAGTCTTTTCAGTTGTGATGGAAACCATTTCtgtacagagaaagagaaaaaggtgaCATGAGATTGCTGTACCTGGCTCATTGCTGGAGAAGACACAGTAAGAAAAGCTGACACTGCTTTCATTACTGTCCTAAAAAGCATGGCTTTGAACAGGCTTTCTCATACATGCTTGCAGAAGATCTCACAGGCTAAAGTGCAATAGACTGTGTGGACAAATTTTAAATGAGTGAAACAGAGGGGGATAAACCAACAGCATGCATTGTAACCaacattttaactgaaaagaaCATTTGCCAGCCTTTATTCACTAGAACCAAGCTGTAAGCAAGTTGTTTCTAATTCTTTGGGTAGGTTCAgcattgttttctcttcttaTCTGCAGGTATTGATAGTCATAGTCTCCTAAAGGACAGATGTACCTTGTGAATCTCATGTTGCTCGTTGTTAAGCTGCTAGTTCTGTGGAATGTCCCTCAACATTTTACACCCTCTCCTATAAAGCAAGAATTAGGTGGAATTCAATGGTGCTTCTTCCCCAGACAGCACCatattttttcccaaatgttATGACTGTCACAGCACACATTTAGTTTGCAGCTTTAGTTTGCACTTTGAAAGCTCAAGGAGCAAGATCAGTGCTTGCAAGCTCTGTGCCTTTCTCAGCTTCGCACCGGATTCACCCATGTATTCATGTCTCTGTGCTACATTCTCTTTCTGCAAGCAAGtcacagaagagagaaatggCACCACTTTTGTGAGAGACCTTGATTTTAATAGGTCTGCAGTTTGGCAAAGATGGTGGTCCTCATGTAAGACAAGACCTGCCTGCAATCAGACTGCAATGAGCCAATCTGGGTCCAAGGCAACAGTCTGAAAGCCAAGTGCTATACTGTAAATATCCTACAGGTCAAAATACTCGAGGTATTACAAGAAGCTATTAAATATAGCTTCCTGTAAGGAAGGGCATAAATATCAGATGTGTATTTAAATGTTACTCAAACCAAATGGAAGTTGAGCATGCAGCATCCACTCAGTACTGTTAAAATGTTAACTGTGGTTTTATTGTTGTGTACTCAGATAATGAATGCTGAGGTATTCAAATGCAAGATTGGCTTCCCAGAGCTGTATATATAATTCTCTGGACTGGGTGACAGaaatactgtttgttttttccaggtCTTTAAAATATCACTGTTTATATTTGGGTTGACTGTAAgattttcagatgtatttttcgTTAAGACATTTGTCTGATTCAGCTGGTAACTTGGAAGTAAAAAGGGGACACATTTGTAATTCCTGAAAGGATGGGATTCTCATTTGTGCTCTGGTTACTAGATTTGTTTGTTGTTAAGTGTCAGTGCTTAATACGCATATAGACATTTGGCTGTTGGATGCAGAATTACTGAAAAATGGTGGTCATATTTTGTGTACTTACTTCTAATTAAGCACTGTAGTACTTAAGAACCAAGAGCAAAGAGAGGACCGTATTTTGATGAAGACAGTAACAGAGGAGACTCTCACTGTACTATAAAACGTGTAACAGGGGTGTCATGCAAGACAGGTTAACTGGATAAAACAGGCCAGTGGTACTGAGAACTTTGGAAGACAGGCAACCTAAACTGGACTAATGAGCACAAACCAAAATGTCAGCAACAGATATTTCTAATCCTTCATAACTTGAGCAAAGGACAGTATTTACAGAAACtgggtaaaaaaataaaaattctcatCCTCCAAGTTCCTCCTTCCAAAACCTCAACTGTTCAACCCCATATCTAACTGCAGGAACATATCCCCATCCTCTATCCTGACTCTTCATTAGCCTCATCATTGTTAGAACCGCCTTGATCTGAAGTCACCTGTATCCTTCTGATTTCTGATTGTTTTTAACCAGCATTTGGAGAATGGGTTGGTGAAGCCTCTTTATTATTTAGCATTACATGTAGCAGACAACCATCCAGTGACCTACGCTTTTGATGACACTGGTTATCTGGAGCTTTTATGTGTAGTGGATatggatttatttattctgtacTGAAAGCAAACACCATCTGCAGTGCATGCAATGAAACATTACCAATATTCTGACTATGTCCTCTTTTAATCTTGCAGCTGCAAGCAGCTACTGTAGGTTGCAAATGCTTTGGTTAgaaatcttatttttgtttgagCCCTTCCTCACATAGCAGAGCACCTGCAGCAATAGTGCATTTTTCTGTGACTTCATATTTCAGCACAATGGAATATAGGACAATACTAAAAGCCTCACTGAAGTCCAGATGTGCTTAATCTATTGCTTGTGCTTTATCCATTAGGCCAGATTGGATTAATGCAACACAATTTTATTCTTGGCAAGTTTACATTGGCAGTTCCTTTTCACttcattattaatttttgttCTCCATATGTGGATATAttaattatttactgttttgcTGTAATGCTTTCTAGGTATTTAAATGAGAGTGGCAGGTTCATAGGTTGCTGCTAGTTGTGCCTTTTTAAAGATAGGTATTGGATTTTTCCCTCTGTGGGCTTCTGAAATGTCCCCATTTTTGGTTTCATAGACATAAAAACTGATAGAAAGATTTTCTCTCCAAATTCCTGAACCATGACAAGGTGGGTTATATACAATCCTGCcactttttatatattttttaattttgtattccCCAATTCACATAAATACAGTTGTTCTCACCAATCATCTTAAATATCAGATCATGACCTTTATTTCTGAGAGCACTAAAGAGCCTTCATTGAACTTTTCATCATTCTCTGAGTTACTggttccattttctttttggtaACAGGCATAAACTTTCCTCTATTATCCTTTTACATTTGATGTATTTGTAGATACATTTTGTGTTGATTATGTCCCCTattaactggaaataatttttgtcctgatatttttggtatttttgatgtttttagttCTTAAATGATACGTTAGCCAAACTGTTATGTAATTAATCTCCCTATAGTGAAGCCTGTCATCAAGGTGCTGGTATTAATAAACAAATATCTCAAAGCCCAACTTCTGTGGCTGTGAAAGGTGCCACTAACAAATTGCAAACAGCAGTTTCAAGTCTCCCTTTCTGCATATGCTGGCACTTTGCACTGTAAAAACACATGGGAACTGAAATACTAATGGATGATCAACAATAGGTCATCTGAGAACAGGAAAGCTCTTTTGCATGATGCATTTAGCAgaagctgtttcttctgctggtAGCAGGCTGTGAACCAGCAAAAGGAGTTCTAAGTGTATTATTTTATGCTTTGAGGTTtcatgtatacatatatttaaaaagatatTCATTAGTAATTCAGAAAGTGGTCATAAAGGCTATGTTGGCAATTTCTGTGCCTTTACCTCATTATATGTCTAatagaaaaacaataaacattAATTAGTTTACAACAAATAGCAGCTCTAAACCTTCCTACTGATTTATAGTATTTCTCATACATTTATTCTCTGATAGAAAACTCtataatactttaaaataaataagttaCATTACATCACTATTGTCTAGGAACAGTGTGCAAAGGCTAGTTAGGATGTGACCAAGTCCATGACATGAGGCTACTGCCAACCTGCCTTTTTGGTCCTTAGCTCTTCGTCCAAGCCCTTCCATAAAGCATTAGTAGAAATGTGAGAGGTGTAATGTGCTAATGGTCTATTTACAAACCCTATTAAAATTATGTGCTTGGTACTATTTTCTATAGCGCaaaaaactaattaaaagtATGTGCTTATTGAATAAATTATGATTGACACAGCCACAGTTTTGAAAAGGGCATGATTTGCCATTTCCTTATCACAGTTAGGTGAAGATAAATGTGACATCTTCACACACTGTCTACAAATACTTTCTGTGCAATGCAAGACAGGCCTAATCTCTCAGctatgactttaaaaaaaacttttatcTGACAGATTTGATGGAAACACTGCCTAGCTGAAGCTATCTATCATTCCTGATTATGAGGGACTCCTGTAGGGGCTGAATTTGTCCCTGCTGGAATTCACCTCCT of the Melopsittacus undulatus isolate bMelUnd1 chromosome 4, bMelUnd1.mat.Z, whole genome shotgun sequence genome contains:
- the BDKRB2 gene encoding B2 bradykinin receptor, whose translation is MVSITTEKTTELYNILATQELTVSPTDCNNNSGVHQLNQYKCINSYVWQWLQDFQPVFLWFIFILGALENSFVLIVLCFHKSRCTVAEIYLANMALADLMLVCALPFWAINISNGFQWPFGLFLCKAVNVMSNMNFYSSIYFLTLVSIDRYLALVKTMSLGRMRRTVCAKWNSFVIWTCAVLICSPTMVFRKLHYYAEYNITACTLVYPASYWEPANNCLLNIMGFVIPLCVIAYCTIQIIKALRTNELQKIKLVQTERRATMLVLAVLLLFIICWLPFQISTFIDTIRYLAPTLKCLEEINDIVTQIGTYCAFCNSCLNPILYVIVGKHFQKKVVEFYKDLFPKRCRKSQSVKMENSLDTLRTSISNEYPRKKSVFPSP